In Sphaeramia orbicularis chromosome 5, fSphaOr1.1, whole genome shotgun sequence, a genomic segment contains:
- the camk2n1a gene encoding calcium/calmodulin-dependent protein kinase II inhibitor 2-like produces the protein MSEVLPFNEEKMSHYGNEGDEGHLSFTCRLQDTNNFFNGSQNKRPPKLGQIGRSKRVVIEDENGDDEALKNGTEKTPAEA, from the exons ATGTCGGAAGTGTTGCCTTTCAACGAAGAAAAAATGAGTCATTATGGAAATGAGGGCGACGAGGGACACCTTTCCTTCACCTGTCGTCTTCAAGACACCAACAACTTCTTCAATGGATCACAGAATAAACGTCCACCGAAACTCGGACAAATAGGCAGGAGCAAACGGG TTGTGATCGAGGATGAGAATGGTGACGACGAAGCACTGAAAAATGGAACAGAGAAGACCCCAGCAGAAGCTTAG
- the LOC115419816 gene encoding trypsin codes for MMNKFMCFCGLLLDFMTVNCRVVMQGRIVGGYTAAPNSIKYIVSLQSTRGQHFCGGSLVHKYWVLTAAHCNIGAEHMMIVAGDYTVNTFEGTEQYAKPYRLITHPLYNRSTNNADIMLIKLRAPFVLNKYVSLAPLPRQGTGVVEGRVCRVSGWGYNSLGPGQSPFTLRTVTVPIVSTARCNSSESFNGNITANMICAGYRTGGKDACKGDSGGPLVCGGRVYGVVSWGNGCGDAKFPGVYTAVSKFRRWIDQTIYRSYLRCSRY; via the exons ATGATGAAcaaatttatgtgtttttgtggTTTGCTGCTGGATTTTATGACAGTAAACT GCCGTGTTGTCATGCAGGGACGTATAGTAGGCGGCTATACTGCAGCACCGAACTCCATCAAATACATCGTGTCCCTGCAGAGCACCAGGGGCCAACACTTCTGCGGTGGATCACTGGTTCACAAGTACTGGGTGCTGACTGCAGCACACTGCAACATCGG CGCAGAGCACATGATGATAGTGGCAGGTGACTACACTGTAAATACCTTTGAAGGAACTGAGCAGTATGCCAAACCGTACAGACTGATCACCCATCCCCTCTACAACAGGAGCACCAACAACGCTGACATCATGCTCATAAAG TTGCGGGCCCCCTTTGTGCTGAACAAATACGTGTCGCTGGCGCCTCTTCCCAGACAGGGGACAGGTGTGGTCGAAGGTCGGGTGTGTCGGGTGTCTGGGTGGGGCTACAACAGTCTGGGCCCAGGCCAGTCTCCCTTCACTCTGAGGACGGTCACTGTGCCCATTGTTTCAACTGCTAGATGTAACAGCAGCGAATCCTTTAATGGCAACATCACAGCGAATATGATCTGTGCTGGATACAGGACAGGAGGAAAAGATGCATGCAAG GGAGACTCTGGTGGGCCACTTGTGTGTGGCGGGCGCGTCTATGGTGTGGTCTCCTGGGGCAATGGCTGCGGTGACGCAAAGTTTCCCGGAGTGTACACGGCGGTGTCCAAGTTCCGCCGGTGGATAGATCAAACCATCTATAGGTCCTACTTACGCTGCTCAAGATACTGA